From the genome of Segatella hominis, one region includes:
- a CDS encoding DUF4835 family protein translates to MNWLNSSKMKGFCLQILIIGCTLLVSGASYIHAQELQAKITINHAQISGTENAVFDNLQQTLERFVNERQWTHLQFQKNERINCNFNLTVSKYDKSQGLFTCKALIQANRPVYNSAYTTTIYNNVDENFIFKFAEFDQIEFNEETLDNQLTALFAYYAYLIIGLDLDTFSPMGGEDILQRCMNLTNNAQNLDFPGWKAFDNNRNRYAIIADYLDGGMKPFRQLQYDYYRKGLDEMANNAERGRTEITTTLEENLKKARENKPLSLLPQIWTDYKKDELANIYKGKGTQKEKESIYDLLFSINPTQNNSWDKIKQ, encoded by the coding sequence ATGAATTGGCTAAACTCTTCTAAGATGAAAGGCTTCTGCCTTCAGATACTAATCATAGGATGCACCCTGCTTGTTAGTGGTGCATCCTATATTCATGCACAGGAACTGCAAGCAAAGATTACCATCAACCATGCCCAGATTTCAGGTACGGAAAATGCGGTTTTCGACAACTTGCAGCAGACATTAGAGAGATTCGTCAACGAGCGACAATGGACGCATCTGCAATTTCAAAAGAACGAGCGCATCAACTGCAACTTCAATCTGACGGTGAGCAAGTATGACAAGAGCCAAGGTCTCTTCACCTGCAAGGCACTCATACAGGCCAACCGCCCCGTATATAACTCCGCCTACACCACTACTATATATAATAATGTGGACGAGAACTTCATCTTCAAGTTTGCTGAGTTCGACCAGATTGAATTCAATGAGGAAACCCTCGACAACCAGTTGACTGCCCTCTTCGCCTACTACGCTTATCTCATCATCGGTCTGGATCTCGACACCTTCTCCCCGATGGGAGGAGAAGACATCCTGCAGCGCTGCATGAATCTCACCAACAATGCCCAGAACCTCGACTTCCCGGGATGGAAAGCTTTCGACAACAACCGAAACCGCTATGCCATCATCGCCGACTATCTGGACGGAGGTATGAAACCATTCCGCCAACTCCAATACGATTATTACAGAAAGGGACTTGACGAGATGGCAAACAATGCAGAACGAGGACGTACAGAAATCACGACCACTCTGGAGGAGAACCTGAAGAAGGCAAGGGAAAACAAGCCGCTCAGTCTCCTGCCACAGATATGGACGGACTACAAGAAAGACGAGCTCGCCAATATCTACAAGGGAAAAGGAACTCAGAAAGAGAAGGAAAGCATCTATGATCTGCTCTTCTCCATCAATCCTACACAGAACAATTCGTGGGACAAAATCAAGCAATAA